The nucleotide sequence TCTTGGGAGCTGTATCTAGCAGCTTACAAAGAACAGTATCGACATATTCGACCATAGCAAATGTAGGGGCACTAGATGCTTTGACGCCGTACAACACCTCCCAAGCCTTTCCCGCCACACGAGAATATCGAATCATAGCAACAACATAAGGTATCGGCGAGGGCAATATGTCTCGATCAACCTCAGCTGTGATCTCATGCTGCAATTCTGCCATGGTCTCGTTTCTTGTCGAAAATCTAGTCATCCATTCATCGCTGAGGTCGATCGGTAGTGCCGTGTCCACGTTGCTGTCTTGAATGAGGAACGGTTTGCCAGACTCGAGGGCTATCCGACGATCTATCATGTATATCACCCACCACGCCCGACAATATAGCTGGTTGTAAAACGCAGGCATGGTGTCGATGGTACTTTGACGGTGTATCCCTATGGTGTGTGCAACAGACACGGTGAGCGCCAGGACCCTAGCAGCTTTCTGGTTCGCATCTAGACGAAACAGATAGATAACCTGAAGAAAGTAAGTATAGCTATTCTCTGGAATACTTCCAATAAGAACAAGCTGTATAGTTCACTTACTCTTACGATCAGAACTTGCAGCATAAGCAGGGACTTTGTGGCCGTGTTGCTAGTCTCGAGCAAATCCTGGAGGAGACTCTTCCCGACACAATACAAGCTCCAACCAGACGATGAGACACCACTTGGATCGGCAATCCTTGATGAAATGCTGCATCGCCCGAGGGCTAGACAGAAACACACCAAAGCCATCGAGACCCGCATGTGTTCCCCTTCTGCGGATTCTGCTGTGGGCCAGGGAGTAGAGTATTGCCACATCTCATTGAACGTCTCCCATATGGCaggaggatggatgaatggataCATGGGATGGATCTCGTCCAAATAGACTTGTAGATAGTATCTCGATTGGTTCTCGTCGATGTTGACGCCGTGTTGTGCAAGGATGCTATCAAACCACCATCTCCCTTTTCGAACCCCCAACTCGCCTGGGGACGTTGCCGGAGggtggagagaagaggcggGTGAGGAATGCTCGAGCCGCAACCCTGAAGATACAACACTGTTGTGGTCCAAGGTCTCATTGTCGTCTTCGAACGCCGGATTCATAGTTATCTCCCCAGCAAACGTTTGGCCGTCTGCCTCTAAGGCACTCTGAAGTTTCGCAGGAGAATGTTTGAGCTGCTCGTCGGGAGAAATGTGGTTGAGAGGAGGAATGGTCGAGTCAGAGCCGGGCGGTCGCATGAGACGCAAATGACGCTCTACGGCGTCCAAGCGAGCTAAGATCTCAGAGCTGATGGTGCTATCATATTGATCATACATGAGCTGATGTGTTCAATCTAGGGCTAGATGCAGAGCTCTTACCTTTCAGCTGAGATAGTAAGTGGCCCGACTCCAGGTTGGACATGGATTTCTCCAGCAGTCGCCCTAGAGTCTCGTCGACCCTGCTGCCCACTTCCTCTCGGGGCGGACGACAGACATGGTAGCTGTTTTATTAAACATTGGCGACATGGGTCTCCACCTTCACACTTGATATCGCTCAAAAGGTTAGCATGGGTGACTGAAGGCGGGAGAGTCGGGAGCAGAAAAGAACtgaccttgatcttgcgTTGCTGACAAGAAGTGCTGTGGCAAGGGCTATCAATACGTTGTTCGGCGACAACCGGCAGCAACAGGTTTGACATACCAGGCTCTGGATATGTATTTTcccctcttcatcttctttaCCGGACGCTCCGGTTTCTCAAGAGACTCAGCACCAGC is from Fusarium keratoplasticum isolate Fu6.1 chromosome 11, whole genome shotgun sequence and encodes:
- a CDS encoding Zn(2)-C6 fungal-type domain-containing protein produces the protein MSSSDAQDRGARNEDGGQDPSGAHDGPAVAPCDNENGDEKRGDVVEVATGASAGAESLEKPERPVKKMKRGKYISRACTISSEILARLDAVERHLRLMRPPGSDSTIPPLNHISPDEQLKHSPAKLQSALEADGQTFAGEITMNPAFEDDNETLDHNSVVSSGLRLEHSSPASSLHPPATSPGELGVRKGRWWFDSILAQHGVNIDENQSRYYLQVYLDEIHPMYPFIHPPAIWETFNEMWQYSTPWPTAESAEGEHMRVSMALSLLQDLLETSNTATKSLLMLQVLIVRVIYLFRLDANQKAARVLALTVSVAHTIGIHRQSTIDTMPAFYNQLYCRAWWVIYMIDRRIALESGKPFLIQDSNVDTALPIDLSDEWMTRFSTRNETMAELQHEITAEVDRDILPSPIPYVVAMIRYSRVAGKAWEVLYGVKASSAPTFAMVEYVDTVLCKLLDTAPKNLRYDPDEPYESQFSTSLRWQIKQTVILSTCCTYLRLLIRRPLLPSSRPLSLTEEDDLESSIECAGLAAKILTAHQNIKDDLIKYSFALSHYVTSCAMIMIALVSRELGSKKRYGSLVLAATQSLILYSHKYTKLWQGT